Proteins found in one Scomber scombrus chromosome 15, fScoSco1.1, whole genome shotgun sequence genomic segment:
- the ptges gene encoding prostaglandin E synthase, with product MAVIRNEVFSCFVFYGVLLVIKMYVIAIVTGQVRLRKKAFANPEDALRHGGLQYHREDPYVERCRRAHINDMENILPFLFLGAIYSLTGPSLAVARLHFLVFFMARVLHSVAYLFALRAPTRSLAYTVAQIPCVSMALQILTAVAAYA from the exons ATGGCAGTGATAAGAAACGAGgttttctcctgttttgttttctacGGCGTGCTTCTGGTGATCAAAATGTACGTTATAGCGATAGTAACGGGACAAGTGAGGCTGCGTAAAAAG GCTTTTGCCAACCCCGAAGACGCGCTGAGACACGGAGGTTTGCAGTACCACAGAGAGGATCCATACGTGGAAAGATGCCGGAG AGCTCATATTAACGACATGGAGAACATCCTCCCTTTCCTGTTCCTGGGTGCCATCTACTCCCTTACTGGACCTTCACTGGCTGTGGCCCGTCTTCACTTCTTGGTCTTCTTCATGGCCCGTGTGCTTCACAGTGTAGCCTACCTGTTTGCCCTGCGAGCGCCAACCCGCTCGCTGGCCTACACTGTCGCACAGATACCTTGTGTTTCCATGGCGCTGCAGATCCTAACAGCAGTCGCAGCATATGCTTAA